A segment of the Corylus avellana chromosome ca2, CavTom2PMs-1.0 genome:
TTGAAACTAACAATTATGATCTAACTTTTataattaagagtaatgctagaaactacatttttatcacataattatctcacaatgttgATGTGGTAGTCCTACCTAACCCTTGGATcagtcattattaaaaaaaaaaaatccaaaagttgGTTAGGATTGCCATATTAgcattgtgggataaaaatgtgatatctagcattactctataattaaataatcattGTGCATTTTAAAATTCGTGTCTCTCTCTCCTTGCTAGAATAGAAATTCTAAGCGTGTTCTGGTTTAGTTTCGTTTTGCACAAAACACATATCATTATATCTAAGAGGAGTATTTGTTGTAACCTAGTACACACCAATTGATCAAAATTGGTAGGGACAAATAACTTCTTAAAGAAAACGATTATGTAATGCATCTCAggagcatttaatttttttgttttagatttatgCACAAACATAATGATGGGTCAGCCAGGGAGTTCAAGTAGATCTAATGGAAACCCATCACAACATTCTCATCAATTAGATAACAAAacagaaaagacaaaaaatccAGGTAGGTggagttatttttaatttcaaattgctGCCTGATGATAACATTTATAATCAGTAATTGAAAAGTCGTTCGGTCACAGTTGGTCATGTTCACAGCTTATGTTCATACACATTAGGTATCTACATTCTAGAGGGCGGCGTTAGAAAATGAAcacataaaattttctttagttCACATTAATAATTCAACTTTGTTAATAATTACACGTCTAAAACTTTACGCAAAGGCAACAAATGAGAGCCTCAACTACAACATTTCGGATGCATATTAAGTTTTATATGACTAATTGCCAAGTCAGAGTTATGTGGTAGCTGCCATTAGCTACTCCAATATGACTACTAGCCTAGTCAAAGTTATATGGtaacaaaaaatatagtttaaagACTCTAATATTTCTATGAATCTgcatgaaggaaaaaaaaattatggcttTCCAAAAGGAGTACCTTGATTTGGTGTTGGTCCCAAGTGGACTGCTCATAATGTTTGCTTATCATCTCTTCCTCCTCTACAGATACCTTAATTGTCCGCACACCACGGTGATGGGTTTTGAGAACAATGACAAAATAGCTTGGGTGGAAAGAATTATGCAAATTGATAAACGGGACGTTGGAGTAGCTCTATCTGTCATATCATCAAACACATCAGCTGCAACTTTCTTGGCATCAGTCTCTTTAACGCTCTGCTCTCTCATTGGTGCTTGGATTGCAAACTCCTCCAAAGAATTTCTGCAGAGTGAATTAATCTACGGAGACACAAGGCCATCCACCATGTCTATCAAGTACATAAGCCTCCTAACCTGCTTCCTCCTCGCTTTTTCATGCTTTGTTCAGTCAGCAAGGAGCTTCGTCCATGCAAACTATCTGATAAGCACCCCAGATAGCAACATACCTGCGCAGAATGTGGAAGTGGCAGTTATAAGGGGTGGTGATTTTTGGTCACTCGGGCTTAGAGCACTTTATTTTGCTCTGGATTTGCTGCTATGGTTTTTTGGGCCGATACCCATGTTTGTTTCCTCCATTGTTATGGTTATAGTCTTCCATTATCTTGACACAAACACAACTCTGTTGCATCAGCATAGGTCCCCAGGGAACAAGATGGTCAAAAGTGTGGCTGACTGAATATCCATGGCATTCGTGGCCCTTTACCATCATGGTGTGTAATGCCAAATTATGCTTGTGCATAATATGAACCAAATTCTTGATTGGTAAatgcaaattgtttttttttctttgacttttttgtaattaaagagaaaatccTCATCTTAACTTGTTTTCCTGCTACATATGAACAATACTATGTCTCACCCTCGGTTGTTATCTTGGTTTTGATTTGACTGTAGTTATTTAACATCTCTGCTCCAAAATCTGGATTTGCATCAGGTTTTATAGAATATAAGATATGGTTCCATAATGAGTATATATTTCTTATAGGATAATTTAttgattataatcaaatttgatGTGTTAAACAAGCCACATGTAGTAGATGACAAATCGTTAACTTTGACGATAAAATGACAAAGAGATCTAACGTGTACAAAGCTTGAAGTCCTTGTTCTTAAATTGAAAACCTAATGACTAAATCCAAATCAGgggctaaatatgattttttttttttttcctaaaagaattatttgatGATCACCATACTTATCTTTAGTTTTACCTACCCTAATTGTGTTACAAATAggaataaatttcattaaagaATAAAAGCAAGAGATATAGTCATTTCGAGCTCTTTTCAAATAGTGGACGTAAGTGTCTAATATCGAACCACCCGTAAATCTCTTCGTGTTATTTTCGCATTTCTTCTgcaatttacattttattaaGAGAAGTTTATCCGAGAGAACGCAGCATCATGATCTTCAATTCCTAATTCCATGCAAATCAGGATGTGAAGATTGTGTCAACATCACGTTTGATGGATACTTTTACAAGGCTTTTGGTAAATGAGGTTTAGTTGGGATgaaacttttgtataaaatgagATGAAGGTGACATTGGAAAATGACATGAACTTTCTGATCAAACCACACCTTATGACTATGAGGCACCAAAGACGTGGATAAGTCATGTTTATGGATCAATATCAATTTGACCCCACAAGCATTTGAGTTGCCAAGGAAATTGGGTTAGTGGGGAAGAATTTTGAAGCCATCGGCAGCTTTTTATTAATATGTACACGCAACACAGCTAATATTAGGAAACATGTAACTCATAATTAAAGGCCCCATTTTGGCCCATTGCCCCCCCTATGTTGATGTTGCTTCTTAAATATTCCTTTTCTTCTCCCAATATTTTGTTGGAAGTTGATGCTTCTCAAGTTATCAAGGCTATCAACAATGCCAACCATTGTACTGATTGGCCCATTGCCCCTATTGTGAATCATATTATCTCTAATCTTTCTTcctaattttgtgtttgatcCTGCACTTGATATTAAATGAGACGATAATGCTAGACATCTCAAGAGattcttttcaaaatgcttTCCAAACGATGTGGCaggcattttttttccttaaaaaattcacattctctctcctttgtctCTCACTCCTTCCCAAAATAGTGTTTtccacatcatttgggaagtatttttggaaagattttgagaTACCTAACAGCCTTCTAAATGAGATATTAAAAGACTAAGGAGGTAGATAAGCCAATCTAATCCTAATAATGCGATTGATTTATGTCTTGATCAGCCTGTTATAAATTTTTagttccaaaaacaaaatattgggGATGTAATTGAAGGGAGTTGAGCATGTGTCACTTAATAATTAAGCAGGTTTCTACAGTCACGAATCAAGTTTAACGAACGGTTTGTCAATCTGTTGATTTATTTACGGCCCTAAATCGTAAGTCCTAAGCCCAGCCATCAGGGGGTGTTTATTAAAGGGTTTTGGTTCGatattgtagcaaaaattgattgatgtaaaaatatatatatatatatatatatatatatatatatattgaaaaagtgcaaaaaaaaaagttttgtagtgaattttttatttgaataataatagaaagtgattgatgtgacataaaaagtaaataaatgttgaaaaaataaaaaataaaaatgagatgaatagtattgAACCAAAATGCGAGGCCTCAATGTTCGCCAGTGAACTAAGACACCCACACTAAGCAGTGACAAGCTATCACATGCACGGGTGGAACCAAATCAAACATATCAacttagccaaaaaaaaaaaaatcaatcgaACGATCAAAGTAATTATTCGAAAATTGCCaaggcatttaaaaaaaaaaaaaaaaaaaaaaaaaaaccttttataaAGAATTTAAGAATCTTTAGAGTTGCCAATGACCACCCAATTGTAAGGAGACACCCACACTAAGCAGTGACAAGCTATCACATGCATGGGTGGAACCAAATCAAACATATCAActtagccaaaaaaacaaaaaaaaaatcaatcaaacgATCAAAGTAATTATTCGAAAATTGCCAaggcatttaaaaataataataaaaattaaaaataaaaataaaacttttataaagaATTTAAGAATCTTTAGAGTTGCCAATGACCACCCAATTGTAAGGATAGGTCCCCAACCACATGCCCTACTAATAAATGCCAAATGGTACGTTAAGTTATCCTACCAAGCCAGAATTTCAACAAAAATGTATACCATATTGTATTTATCACAATGTTATACAAAAAGAAGCCTAATTTTATATGCCACCCATGAGCTCACCTACACccataatttcaattttcaactgCATATTAAATTTGACAACAGCTCCACCACTTGTGAAAGATGATGCTCCATGCAAGTACAGCTCCAGCTTCAATTTTGCTCAGAAAAGTGGGGAAAAAAAGGGACCAGCTTGAATTTTTATGTGTCAATCATGCATATATAGAGTTCAATTCAAGTTGGGCCTTATCCTTAAGCAAGAGGCCAATTGCAATTAAGGTCTACATGGATGAGAGTACTAGTAGtagctttttttaattttttttttttttttttaaatataaggaatgaaactactttttgctttcaaattcaaataaacaacacaataactttctttatattttttacataccatttaaatattctttaaattaaatgatggggaaaagagaaaaagaagaggaacatttaaatattgtttcaaataaataCTAGAGGaaagataaagttttttttttaatattaaaataatgttaaggaATCAAAATTGCTACCCTAAAGTTACCTTAATCAAGGGTAGCACTTTTGCTTCGTTTGGTATTCCTTTGGTTTGGGAAACAACAAGGAAGTTTGTTTCAAGTgatttttttaagagtttttcttACATTTAGAGAAATAAATGATGTGGCAACTATACATGGATGTGACCATGGTAGCACATATTCACTGGGAACTGCTCAAGAAAGGCTTAGACGGCAAGAATTGCATGCGCTCCCTCAAGACCAATTGAATCATAGCTTGACACAGCTCCACTGGGACATCAATAGTTCCCAAGtcgactaatactaatcaggcttGTGTGAATAATTCTCTATTGCAGATAGTCGAACCCACGCCCTACTACATTTCCAACCTTATACATTTCCAACCTTATAGGAATTTTCTTACCACTAGCtaaaactttcttttcttttttcagctCAAGCCACAAAAAGGAAGGGAAaaacgaaattaaaaaataaaaaataaaaaaagatacaaATATGCAATGCAAAATTGGCCCAGAAGTAATGAAATCTTTAAGATGAAGATCATTGTTATCATCCTTATCATCTATTTCCTAACCCAAAATGAACACTCTGAAATCCTTTACTAGGACCCATTTCTTAAGTGTGTAAAACCTTGCTTTTGGGGAAAAAATGATGTTgacccacaaaataaaaaactcatcAAGGGTAGGTGGGGTCCccattaatttatatattcatggTCATAGGCATATGCCTAATCTTGTGAAGCCTCAATTGTGGGCCTTGCACGCCACAATATTTAAGTTACATGGTACCATATTTCCTACCAATCCATGGAAGTCAACTATTTTTTGGGGGGGTTCTGAGGGAAGATTAGCTGCAGAAGCAATACTTCTTTAGGCTGTCTCAGTTAATGTTGTTCCTCTGGATTTATTTGACCAATCTTAAAAATACAAAGTGTATTCTCATAATTACTGTTTAAAATTCTAAAACTTCTTCTGCTTCATTACATTAACCATAGTTCTgcagttaatattataataatgtttttctatttttattagcttaaacttttgaaatcaacgatgatttaacatgatatcagagcagAGATTTTGTGTTCGAACTCTATCTCGTCATTCACCTCCCATTTTAAAAGCAAATTTGAGCCTGTATGTGAAGTCGTGAAGATGGGTGTAAAAATATTGATTAGGGTGGTGATTTAAAACTTATATCAATCAAGTGGAAACAAAAATTCCAACTAGTTCTTGCTGTCCAAGCTTGAGAAGTCAAGGGTTGCGTTTAAACAAATCCAAACACCATGGATTGATGCTCTTCTGGCGCGAATTTATGAACACACCCACCAACAATAAATACACACCAACCCACAGaaattaaggggaaaaaaaaaattatgggtttcGGAAAGGAGGAGCTTGATTTGGTGTTGGTCCCTTGTGGGTTGATGATCATGTTTGCATACCACCTCCATCTCCTTCACAGATACCTTCGTTGCCCTGACACCACCTTCATCGGCTACGAGAACAATGACAAGAAAGCTTGGGTCGAAAGCATTTTGAAGGCAAGCATCAGCAATCCCTCTTCCTCTGCTTTCATCTTTTTTTGTCGATCAAGGCAAATTTTGCTCACCCATTTCTTTGGAAATTGCAGAATAAAGACAAGGATGTTATAAGCGCGGCTCTATCGGCGACAACCTCAAACACGACAGCATCAATTTACTTGGCAACAATCTCGTTAACTCTCTGCTCTCTCATTGGAGCGTGGATTGCAAACTCTTCCAACAACCTTTTCCAGATGAGCAACATCATCTACGGCGACACCCGACCGTCGACCATCTCCGTCAAGTACATAAGCCTCCTGACCTGCTTCCTCCTTGCCTTTTCATGCTTTATTCAGTCGGCAAGGCACTTCGTGCATGCAAATTATCTGATAAGCCACCCAGGAAATATCAGTCCTGTGAAGAATGTGGAGTTGGCGGTTATAAGGGGAGGTGAACTTTGGGTGCTTGGGCTTAGAGCGCTCCATTTTGCTCTGAATTTGCTGCTCTGGTTTTTTGGTCCAATACCCATGTTTGTTTCCTCTGTTTTAATGGTGATAATCCTCTATCACCAAGATGGCAATTCTCCTCCATTGCATCAGTATGGATCTGCAGGGAGCCATGTCCTGATCAAAAGGACTGGCCAGGATGTCTAAGGCCATGATCATAATGTTTAAGGTCTCAAAATGAATCACCATTGCTATGGATTTTTTCAGCATCAAGCTTTTAGAAGAAACCATGCTCTTGTTGATTAATATTGCAGGTGTTCTTGTTTGAATTTGATGTTGGAAAATAGAGCAAACTTTCTTCTTTGAATTTAGagtaccttttctttttctttttctttttttttttccactgtGGACAAGTACACCCAAATTCAGAGTGTTACTTATGAAACAAgtaaaataacaacaacaaaaaagtttTAAGAGATTAGGATATGTAAGATAGATGAAAATTTGGGATAAAGATCTCTTATTATTAAGCTTCCGATAACATAGAAATTCAAAAAGGGGATTGTGAAACCCATCTGTTTCGAGCAGATGAGCTCCACCTCTGTTTGAGATAAAGTTTGGTCTATAATTCCCTGTCTTTAGCTACCCAAATTTATGAGCTATTTCAATTAGGGCTGAGCAAATTACCGAGTAACCGACTTTCGACCGATTTCAACCGACACTGACCGTTACCGACTAGATGGAGGACGGTaggcggcatgatttttttttattccgaaCTTTTCGGTTCGGTACGCGGAAGAGGTTTTTTAACCAAACCGACTTTACTGACCGACTTTCAATCGACTTTACCGACAAATTTGCCACTTTTTCACATACCGACATTACCGATACCGGCTTTACCGACTTCTGACCgacaccgactttaccgaccacCATTCGGTTCGAAAtacgaaataaaataaaatttggcggaataagtcggtgaaataaCTAACTTTACTGACATTGTCTGTTCGAAAggcgaaaataaaaattttctaccgAAACCAACATTACCGACCGACGCTCAACCCTAATTCCAATATCGTAATATCAAGAATTTCAATCCAAAAATTATGGTTTTAACTGCCAGTTCTTTTATCCCTTTTTCAAACCCAAATCTGGTTCCTGATTCGaaacgtcatttttttttttttttttacccttaaatcTGTTTGACTAATTGTTCAGTAATTGCTTAGAACCTCTGCTCAAAAGCTTGAGCATGTGTACTTTATCTATAAGCAAAAGTTAGTGCGACTTTAATTTCATTCTTTCTCAAGCAACTTAATTTGCAAACTTTGTTAAGAGTTTATTAATCTCGAATCATTATCACCATTATAATACAAATTGAGCACAACTTTGTTGGTAGATCACAGTATCACGCCACCTGGCTCCACTCCTCAAGCTCACATGCATCATTGACTTGTAGCAATACAGCTTAAATTGTGCCTTGTTTGCGTGACACTTTCGCAATTGATTAATTATAAAGAATTATTGCACCACATCAAATGGGAATGCAATGCGTGTACACATGCTTAGAGTGTGTTTTGGCCCATAATTTTACgagcttaaaaatgcttttgaaATGACTGTTGGAAAGTGTTGATGCTGAAGTCAACGGTGAGTACCTCATGTCCGCCTACTAAAGAGAAGCgtacaaagagaaagaaagggggTTAGAGAGAATTATCGGCGGAGGACTGGTGAATCTACTCCAACACGCAAATCAGTAGAATATTTCAAGGTGAAATCAGTACCGCTAGAGAACCTGGGGTCTTCCTTTAAGTTTCTCTTTATACACTTGTGATGgggattcttctttctttctctaggCTGTTAAAGAGGTTGGTAGGGCGTGAAATTGCAGTTATACGAGCTGACATGGGAGAATATCGCGTTTAAATTGCACGCAGggaattatgttttttaaaacgtataattttaaatactaaattgtaattttactaaacatttatatgtatttttgaaaatcccGTTTTGCTTATTTGGCATAACTTGACTGTGTTGATTGCCTTTGTTATTTACTTAAATATGAACCAATTCTGCATTACACTACTTCCCTCTAAGCTGGAAGTCACATGAATGATTGACTTGTTTCtatacaactatatatatatatattgtctcgTTTGCATTACAATATATGACAACAACTGATcgtaattaagaaataaaattctcttattttcttaattcttaattCATAATGATATAGTAGTAGTGGATAAAACGTGGTAGATATTCTTAAcgaaatttaatttataatgttGATTGAACAGTTGGAGTGTACACCCACTAGAAAAAGTTAT
Coding sequences within it:
- the LOC132173005 gene encoding uncharacterized protein LOC132173005, with amino-acid sequence MGFENNDKIAWVERIMQIDKRDVGVALSVISSNTSAATFLASVSLTLCSLIGAWIANSSKEFLQSELIYGDTRPSTMSIKYISLLTCFLLAFSCFVQSARSFVHANYLISTPDSNIPAQNVEVAVIRGGDFWSLGLRALYFALDLLLWFFGPIPMFVSSIVMVIVFHYLDTNTTLLHQHRSPGNKMVKSVAD
- the LOC132172168 gene encoding uncharacterized protein LOC132172168 — translated: MGFGKEELDLVLVPCGLMIMFAYHLHLLHRYLRCPDTTFIGYENNDKKAWVESILKNKDKDVISAALSATTSNTTASIYLATISLTLCSLIGAWIANSSNNLFQMSNIIYGDTRPSTISVKYISLLTCFLLAFSCFIQSARHFVHANYLISHPGNISPVKNVELAVIRGGELWVLGLRALHFALNLLLWFFGPIPMFVSSVLMVIILYHQDGNSPPLHQYGSAGSHVLIKRTGQDV